Proteins from one Daphnia pulicaria isolate SC F1-1A chromosome 3, SC_F0-13Bv2, whole genome shotgun sequence genomic window:
- the LOC124329200 gene encoding nascent polypeptide-associated complex subunit alpha-like isoform X2, which produces MPQVTELEKGAPTIQDGSDNTDSDSDDSVPELEDAATGVQSQVAAAAGLPEELVSKAKQSRGEKKARKIMSKLGLKQVTGVSRVTIRKSRNILFVINKPDVYKNPASDTYIVFGEAKIEDLNQQAHMAAVEKFKAPELNPAEAGAHGTTVPAPIQEESEEEVDDADVEEKDIDLVMTQANVTRAKAIKALKNNKNDIVNAIMELTM; this is translated from the exons ATGCCACAAGTTACGGAATTAGAAAAAGGAGCACCAACCATCCAAGATGGTTCGGACAACACGGATTCCGACTCCGACGATTCGGTTCCTGAGCTGGAAGATGCCGCAACTGGCGTACAAagccaa GTTGCTGCTGCAGCTGGACTCCCTGAGGAGCTAGTTAGCAAAGCTAAGCAAAGCAGGGGTGAAAAGAAGGCAAGGAAAATCATGTCCAAGCTTGGACTCAAGCAG GTTACAGGTGTTAGTCGCGTTACCATTCGAAAATCCCGTAATATTCTGTTTGTTATTAACAAACCTGATGTCTACAAGAACCCTGCATCTGACACATACATTGTGTTCGGAGAAGCCAAG ATTGAAGATTTGAACCAGCAAGCCCATATGGCTGCTGTCGAGAAATTCAAGGCACCTGAGTTGAACCCTGCTGAAGCTGGAGCTCATGGCACAACA GTTCCTGCTCCCATACAAGAGGAATCTGAAGAAGAGGTGGACGATGCTGATGTCGAAGAAAAGGACATTGATCTTGTCATGACTCAAGCAAATGTGACAAGAGCAAAGGCTATAAAAGCTCTCAAGAACAATAAGAATGACATTGTTAATGCCATCATGGAACTTACAATGTG A
- the LOC124329200 gene encoding nascent polypeptide-associated complex subunit alpha-like isoform X1 produces MPQVTELEKGAPTIQDGSDNTDSDSDDSVPELEDAATGVQSQVAAAAGLPEELVSKAKQSRGEKKARKIMSKLGLKQVTGVSRVTIRKSRNILFVINKPDVYKNPASDTYIVFGEAKIEDLNQQAHMAAVEKFKAPELNPAEAGAHGTTVPAPIQEESEEEVDDADVEEKDIDLVMTQANVTRAKAIKALKNNKNDIVNAIMELTMW; encoded by the exons ATGCCACAAGTTACGGAATTAGAAAAAGGAGCACCAACCATCCAAGATGGTTCGGACAACACGGATTCCGACTCCGACGATTCGGTTCCTGAGCTGGAAGATGCCGCAACTGGCGTACAAagccaa GTTGCTGCTGCAGCTGGACTCCCTGAGGAGCTAGTTAGCAAAGCTAAGCAAAGCAGGGGTGAAAAGAAGGCAAGGAAAATCATGTCCAAGCTTGGACTCAAGCAG GTTACAGGTGTTAGTCGCGTTACCATTCGAAAATCCCGTAATATTCTGTTTGTTATTAACAAACCTGATGTCTACAAGAACCCTGCATCTGACACATACATTGTGTTCGGAGAAGCCAAG ATTGAAGATTTGAACCAGCAAGCCCATATGGCTGCTGTCGAGAAATTCAAGGCACCTGAGTTGAACCCTGCTGAAGCTGGAGCTCATGGCACAACA GTTCCTGCTCCCATACAAGAGGAATCTGAAGAAGAGGTGGACGATGCTGATGTCGAAGAAAAGGACATTGATCTTGTCATGACTCAAGCAAATGTGACAAGAGCAAAGGCTATAAAAGCTCTCAAGAACAATAAGAATGACATTGTTAATGCCATCATGGAACTTACAATGTGGTGA
- the LOC124329087 gene encoding uncharacterized protein LOC124329087, with protein sequence MRNVKFEFDFFLSGFYVVFLLFVMDHDIKKSLTPQTDYNFSSEWLISNHDLPFLRKCLIWLEMSTAVTAFVINSLVMTSAKVYNASCRGYFFGLLNLAFAQCLLSLTSFAGVISSLVVLDYNTSPSTFKENWWCSILHNIIHAIHLLSIAGTAALSWTHWWSLNISANHVEMPNGYRVIKVVFCVLWLMALLFATWLNFLVAFWGIGLTTTVAENDKRAIQPCLRIYSLTFIGSAFLLFFSNLSSIPPVTGHLTTRAIQSSHQKNCQDADCVCSDSKEDYTPYNTYSTRVLKQNNGPHLKVTLIPTIVTHNGFEHATESTPHQSIDGNQLTSSNNTSNLNLVSREGNPDFVSSLSIIDTIPSPTSNASNMSMYSADLSTNSVHETITNTALKLSVEKLHQRLQQLSDARPISSPDPETPSPDSFPQSRPASENRRKRQKKKRKPIFKFKKVTLIQWERPTSIQVAVMVAFVILYLPPWVLLAACIYLPQHVTIFLSIFRLLINVGSSVNPILQGFRHPRFALRMVRTWRKVYPSSKCVSQEPSNIIKPLK encoded by the exons ATGAGAAATGTAAAATTTGAGTTCGACTTTTTCTTAAGTGGCTTCTATGTGGTTTTTTTACTGTTCGTCATGGATCATGACATCAAGAAGTCGTTGACTCCACAGACTGATTACAACTTTTCGTCCGAATGGCTTATTTCAAATCATGACTTGCCTTTCCTtagaaaatgtttaatttggTTAGAAATGTCCACAGCGGTTACAGCATTTGTGATCAACAGTCTCGTAATGACATCCGCCAAGGTATACAACGCATCATGTCGCGGGTACTTTTTCGGGCTTTTGAACCTGGCATTCGCTCAGTGTCTCCTTTCCTTAACAAGTTTCGCTGGCGTGATTTCTTCGCTAGTGGTGCTCGATTACAACACCTCGCCATCTACATTCAAAGAAAACTGGTGGTGTTCTATTTTACATAACATTATTCATGCTATTCATTTACTATCCATAGCAGGAACAGCAGCTctcag TTGGACGCATTGGTGGTCCTTAAACATCTCGGCCAATCATGTTGAAATGCCCAATGGCTATCGAGTGATCAAAGTTGTATTCTGTGTTCTTTGGTTGATGGCGCTTCTGTTTGCCACTTGGCTCAACTTTCTCGTGGCGTTTTGGGGGATCGGCTTGACCACTACGGTGGctgaaaatgacaaaaggGCGATTCAGCCTTGTTTGCGTATTTATTCATTGACATTCATTGGATCTGcttttttgctctttttctctAATCTCAGTTCAATACCCCCCGTCACTGGCCATCTTACCACTAGAGCGATTCAAAGTAGTCaccaaaaaaattgtcaagatGCTGATTGTGTGTGTTCCGACAGTAAGGAAGATTATACACCATATAACACTTATTCGACAAGGGTcctgaaacaaaataatggaCCTCAtttaaaagtaactttaattcCGACGATTGTTACCCATAATGGGTTTGAACATGCTACCGAATCTACGCCCCATCAATCGATTGATGGCAATCAGCTCACTTCCTCTAACAACACGAGTAACTTGAACCTCGTCTCCCGTGAAGGCAATCCGGATTTTGTATCTTCTCTTTCCATCATTGACACCATTCCATCGCCGACATCTAATGCTTCTAATATGAGCATGTACTCGGCCGATCTCTCAACTAATTCAGTCCATGAAACAATTACCAACACTGCGCTGAAATTATCTGTCGAAAAATTGCATCAACGGTTACAACAACTTAGTGATGCTCGTCCAATATCTTCACCGGATCCGGAAACACCATCACCAGATTCATTTCCTCAATCTAGACCGGCAtcagaaaatagaagaaagcgtcaaaagaagaagcgcaAGCCTatctttaaatttaaaaaggttaCATTAATTCAATGGGAACGCCCTACCAGCATCCAAGTTGCAGTAATGGTAGCTTTTGTGATTCTTTATCTTCCTCCATGGGTTCTACTTGCTGCATGTATTTACTTGCCTCAGCATGTAACCATATTCTTGTCCATTTTTCGACTATTAATCAATGTGGGAAGCAGCGTCAATCCAATACTACAAGGATTTCGACATCCTCGATTTGCTCTCAGAATGGTTCGGACCTGGCGCAAAGTTTACCCTTCAAGTAAATGTGTTTCTCAAGAACcatcaaatattattaaacctctgaagtaa